One part of the Rutidosis leptorrhynchoides isolate AG116_Rl617_1_P2 chromosome 1, CSIRO_AGI_Rlap_v1, whole genome shotgun sequence genome encodes these proteins:
- the LOC139869337 gene encoding uncharacterized protein translates to MNIRGFRGKDKGESNIGWFRRIRLKESPDIVLIQESKCGIVDDKWIETIWGSSNFKFVQKPKVGKSGGMLMIWDPDVFLVEEAVEQQNILAIKGKWIGRNNVTVVVNVYGPHKEGDKKQMWEILEKLINSSNVEWVLGGDFNEVRSEEERQNCLFNERWAKMFNSFINDNNLIEIPLLGKRFTRICDNGKKFSKLDRFLVNDKFLQTWDEVSVTALDRNTSDHCPIIIRNGSEDFGPKPFKFFDIWLESEEAEKVITEAWSKEVFGLRADCNFRDKLKNVKDALKSWSKFKYGTIDKEIESLKMQTVALEEKADSGLLTEAEREQWLHCRVGWMKREKEKSEMLK, encoded by the coding sequence ATGAATATTCGTGGTTTTCGTGGGAAAGATAAAGGTGAATCTAATATAGGCTGGTTCCGAAGAATTCGCTTAAAAGAGTCCCCTGATATCGTTCTGATTCAAGAATCCAAGTGTGGCATAGTAGATGACAAGTGGATTGAAACAATCTGGGGATCCTCTAATTTCAAGTTCGTTCAAAAACCTAAAGTTGGTAAATCGGGAGGCATGCTAATGATTTGGGATCCTGATGTGTTCTTGGTTGAAGAGGCTGTTGAGCAGCAAAATATCCTAGCAATCAAAGGCAAGTGGATTGGAAGAAACAATGTCACGGTAGTAGTTAACGTATATGGTCCACACAAAGAAGGCGACAAAAAACAGATGTGGGAAATCCTTGAGAAGCTGATTAACTCGTCGAATGTTGAATGGGTGCTCGGCGGTGATTTTAACGAGGTTAGAAGTGAAGAAGAAAGACAAAATTGCTTATTTAATGAGCGATGGGCAAAGATGTTCAACTCCTTCATTAATGATAACAACCTGATCGAGATTCCTCTACTTGGTAAAAGGTTCACGCGTATTTGTGACAATGGGAAAAAATTCAGCAAGCTAGATCGATTCTTGGTAAATGATAAATTTTTACAAACTTGGGACGAAGTGTCTGTGACAGCCCTAGATCGTAACACATCTGACCACTGTCCAATCATCATTCGAAACGGATCAGAGGACTTTGGTCCAAAACCCTTCAAGTTTTTCGATATTTGGTTGGAATCGGAAGAAGCTGAAAAAGTCATAACCGAAGCTTGGAGTAAAGAAGTATTCGGACTTAGAGCAGATTGTAACTTCAGGGACAAGCTCAAGAATGTAAAGGATGCATTAAAGTCCTGGAGCAAGTTTAAATACGGGACGATTGACAAAGAAATTGAATCTCTGAAAATGCAAACCGTGGCCTTAGAAGAAAAGGCAGACAGTGGTCTGTTAACAGAAGCTGAGAGGGAACAATGGCTTCATTGTAGGGTCGGTTGGATGAAGAGGGAAAAGGAGAAAAGCGAGATGTTAAAATAA
- the LOC139869200 gene encoding uncharacterized protein produces MNVVCASCKRKDILLDTEKKRVEEQIGSGILETGSGLNQELSLIRPGDTRWNSHYNTLVRLVDMFPFVIKVLQFVKDEGNNASSQNQAIGLLKYLKSFDFVFNLHLMLRILGLTNILSKAFQRKDQDIVEAVQLVSSTKAKLQELKTNGFEIVLKKVLSFCEEHGIRILKIDEDCSNSRRQREKITNQHYYEIECFNTVLDMQIQEFGDRFSEASTELFLVCRR; encoded by the coding sequence ATGAATGTTGTTTGTGCTTCTTGTAAAAGAAAAGATATTTTGCTAGACACGGAGAAAAAGAGGGTAGAAGAACAAATTGGTAGTGGCATACTTGAAACCGGAAGTGGATTGAATCAAGAGCTTTCTCTTATACGGCCTGGAGATACACGATGGAATTCTCACTATAACACACTTGTGCGTTTGGTTGATATGTTTCCATTCGTTATTAAGGTCCTTCAATTTGTTAAAGATGAAGGAAATAATGCTTCTAGCCAAAATCAAGCAATTGGTCTTTTAAAGTATTTAAAGTCATTTGATTTTGTTTTTAATTTGCATCTAATGTTGCGCATTTTAGGGTTGACAAATATATTATCGAAAGCTTTTCAAAGAAAAGATCAAGATATTGTAGAAGCGGTTCAATTAGTGTCGTCAACCAAAGCAAAATTACAAGAGTTAAAAACAAATGGGTTTGAAATTGTCTTAAAGAAAGTGTTATCTTTTTGTGAGGAACATGGTATCCGAATTTTGAAAATTGATGAAGATTGTAGTAATTCAAGGAGACAAAGGGAGAAAATCACCAATCAACATTATTATGAGATAGAGTGTTTTAACACCGTTTTGGATATGCAAATTCAAGAGTTTGGTGATCGTTTTAGTGAAGCTAGTACCGAGTTATTTCTTGTATGTCGGCGTTGA